The Rhodococcus sp. B50 DNA window CGCTGCTGCCCAGAGGAGAGAGTCATGACGACCGACAACGCCGACAACAAGGCGCAGAAGCGTCGCAAGGTCCGCGCGATCCTGGCATCCGGTCTCGTTCTCGGTGTGGGCGCGGCAGTGACCCTTGCCGCATGGAACGACTCGGTGTGGGGCAAGGCAGAATTCGGTACCGGCGCCAACAGCTGGAACGTGCAGGGCAACTTCACCGGTGCGCCGGACGGGTGGAACGAGTTCGTCACTGCGAACGACGCCGGATCCTTCAACTTCGGCGTGAATGCATCCGCTCTCGTGCCCGGCGACACCGTTTACGCGAAGGTGGGTCTCCGGGTCGTGTCCGAAGGCCTCGGTGCGAACATCACCATGCCGGCTGCGCAGAATGCGACGAACGCGGCGCTCGCCGGCGTGCTCGATCTGAAGGTCGCCTCCATCGCAGGCTCGTCGACCGCGTGCGATGCAGCAGCTGTGAACGGCACCACCCGCGCGAGTGGAAAGATCGCCGGCGCCGCAATCACCGCACCGATCGCCATACTCTCCAAGAACGAGCACTGGCTCTGCTTCGCCGTGACCCTGCCCGCCGGGACCACCCCCGGCCAGCTCGGTACCGCGAACGAAGGAAAGTACTCGACATCGGTGAACTGGGAGTTCAAGGCTGCGAGCACGGACCCCGTGAACCCCACCCCGTGATGCGGATCGGCTCGTCGACTCGATCGTCCGGCATCGGGTCGACGAGTCCCGTCTCCTTCTCTCCATAGAAACGGTCGAAACTGTGCACGTCCTCCACGAACCGACGAAGCCCCGCCGCTCGCTGTGGTCCCGGGTCGAGAACGCTCTCCTCAACCTGCTCGCAGCAGGAGGGGTGGTGTGCATCGGCCTCGTCATCGCGGCGGTCGCCTTCGACATCTCGTTGATCCTGTTCAAGACGGGCTCGATGTCTCCGACGATTCCCCAAGGTTCCATGTCTGTCGTGCAACGCATCTCGGCGGACGAGATCGAGGTGGGCGACATCGTCACCGTCGATCGTGCGGAGGAGGAGCTGCCGGTGACCCACCGCGTCATCGCGGTCCACCCGCAGCGGGCCGGCGAGGCACTCATCGAGATGCAGGGCGACGCGAACCCCAATCCCGACCCGGGTCCGTATCGCGTGACCGAGGTACGGAAGGTCCTGTGGTCGGTCCCCGGTGCTGCCGCGGTGATCGTGCGGTTCTCCGACCCCTGGGTGCTGGGCGGCCTGACGCTTTCCGCCGCGACACTCGTGCTGTGGGCATTCTGGCCGCGAGAGACCGAGGACGACGGTCGGCAGGCCGGGCATGACCCCGACGACGTGAGTGGCGGTCGACGATGAACAGCAGATCGCTGCGCACGCTCGTCGCTCTGGTGGGTGTACTCGGAGTGGTCGGTCTGCTCGCGTCCAATTCGGGCTTCGCGGGTCAGACTCTTGCGAACTGGAACGATCGGGTCTTCGGGTCGGCGAAGTTCGACGTTCCAGGGGCCTATGGAAAGGGATACGCGCGTGCCGTAGCTGCCAAGTACTCCATGTCCCGCCCGGTGGGCTCGAGTGTGCGCAGCGGACTGGCGGCCACCCGTGAACCGGGGCAGATGCCGGCCTATGCCGATGTGCGATTCGGCAACCAGAACAGCACAGGTGGCACCCTTGGTCTCCTGTTGCCGGTGGAGATCGAAGGTGCATCGTGTGCGGTCTACGCGAGCCCGGTTGCTGTCCCGTGCACGAATGGTCGAAGCGCCGGAGCCTCGGTCGTCTTTGCTGCTGCGGCAGCCAGAGGCCTACTCGTGGAGACGACCTCCGGCGGCATCGACCTCGCGCGATTCGGCTCGACGGACGTGGTTTCGACAACTGCCTCTTGTCCGATCGGGGGTTCGCCGGTGGCAGGCGGAATCAACTCGATCTTCGGCGGTGTCGTGCTGGCCGGAATGGGCAACACCGAGAAGCTTCCCTTTCCGTCCGATCCTGGCCCGAACAATTCCGGATCCACCCGTCAGACCCGAAGCGGCTTCGGCTACGACTACGACGCGCAATTGACCTGGACGAAGACTCGGACCTCTACGAGCGCGTCGTCAGAGCTTCGCCTCGAGATGACCAGTACCGGAAAAATCTCGAAGGACGAAAAATGGGAACTGGACATGGTTCTCGCGTATGCGGAGTGTGGAATCGGAACCGATGCGCCCGTTCGCTGGGCAGAAGTGAAGCCGTCGATCTCCGGGCTGACAGCAATGACGACGACGCAGCAGGACGTTCCGTCGCCGATCGATTCACTGTTCGACGAAGGTGTCGTCGGTGACGCCGAGAAGCAACCCGTGACTCCCGGTGACGATCCCGTCGACCCGGATGGGACGAAGGTCGACGCGGACGGCGACCTCGACGAACGTCACGAGAACGACAATGCTGCAGAGCCGGACTCGGATCCTCCTGTCGAGACAGGTGAGATCGCTCCTTTACCGGATGACGCACCACTCGAGGATGATCCCGCTGTAGCACCGATTCCGACGATATCCCCGGCGCCCATCCCGAGCGGACCTACCATTCCGACACGCGTCGGCATGTCGTCGCCGTTCCCGCTCGTCGCGAAGGACGGAAGCGACCTGGGGACCGTGACCGTGGAACGCATATCGAGGACTCCCGGATGCGTCGCCGTGCGGTTGAGTGTGACGACTTCGGATGGTTCGGGTTATCTGAAGGGGTTGCGCGAATCCGACTTCCGGGAAGTTCTCGCCGACGGTGGCACGGCGTCGGTCGGCTCGCCGAGCGGGGAGTGCGACGCCGGCGCGTCGCTACCGGCGACATTCGATCCCGAGAGTACCTACTCGGGCTGGGTCACCTTCGACGTGACGAACGATGGAACCGGCGTGATGGTGCGGCCGGACGGAACAGCGGGATGGATCTTCTCGCTACCTGCGACGGAAACCCGATCGGAGCCCGTCGTCACCACTCCACCACCGGTCCAGGCGGACAACGCGGAGACGACCGACTCGGAATCCGGACCGGCGACCGCGGAGGAGGATTACTCGTCGACCGCCGACGAGTAACGGTCGGTCCTCCGATCTTCGTATCAGCCTTCCGATTCGTCGTCGGCCGGCTCGCCCACCGGAGCGTCGTCGCTCGGGGAGGTCGGCGCAGGTTCGGCCGGCGTTTCCTCGGGAATCGGTGCAGGAGCGGGCTCGTCGGTCGGCGAAGGAACAGGCGCGGGCGGGGGAGCCGGGATCGGATCGACCACTGCACTCTTCACCCACGAACCCGACGCCTTGGCGATCACCCATGCCCCCGAACTTCCGGTGATGCGTAGATCGTGCTTCCGACCTTCATCAGGTCCCCGCTGTGACCGACTGCATACCAACCATCTGGTATTTCCGTGACTGATGTTGCTCCTGGGGCGATAAGAGACACTTTCGTTATCGTGGGGAAGAAACGACCGAGTCAGAACAGCAGACGGTACAACCCGATCAGGCCGACGACGACGATGACGATCCGCAACGCGACCGGCGACAGGCGTCGGCCGTAGTGGGAACCGAGGTAGCCGCCGATCAGGGAACCCACGGCGATCAGTGCGGCCACGGTCCAATCGATCCGGTCGAACGCCACCAGGATGTAGGCGCAGGCGGCCACGACGTTCACGACCAGCGACAGCAGGTTCTTCGCGGCGTTCTGCCGCTGGATGTGGTCGTGCAGCAACGCACCGAACAGGCCCATCAGCAGAATTCCCTGCGCCGCCGTGAAATAGCCGCCGTAGACACCGACGGCGAACGTGCCGACGACGAGCAGCGTCATCCGTATCGGTCCGAGACGGCCGTCGGCGTCGCCACCCGTTCTGCGAGCCACCCAGGCCTGGATCTTCGGTTGCAGTACGACGAGCGTGAGCGCCAGGACGAGCAGGATCGGCACGACCGTCTCGAAGACGGTCTCCGGCAGGTGGAGCAGGAGCCATGCTCCGACCAGTGCCCCGCAGAACGACGCCGGGATCTGCCATCGCAACCGCTCCCATTGCCCGCGCAGTTCGCGCCGATAGCCCCAGGTACCCGAGACGCCCCCGGCGACCAGGCCGATCGCATTGGACATCGTCGCGGTCACCGGCGGTACACCGAACGCGATGAGCGTCGGGAACGTGATGAGGGTGCCGGATCCGACGAGGGAGTTGATCGCTCCGGCTCCGAGACCGGCAAGTGCGACGAGGAAGAGTTCGAGCGGGGTCACCGAGGCGAGTCTACGTCTCGTCGAAACCGACATCGTTGTCGATGTCGGGGCTCCACGGCGACATCGACATCGGTCTCGATGAGCGACGCTATTTCCGTCACGGTGAGAGAAAGGCTGTCCGCAGCGCGCCGCACTCCGTAGCTTGGGCGGCGACCATCCAGAGCGACCGAGAGACCTGGCTCCACGACGTCGCAGCAACCCCCCGTGCGCGGGTGCGGGTGCTACCGCCGGGACCGATGGAGGAACGAGCATGACCCGCTGGACCGAGCGCGCTTCGTGGCGCCGCCGGCACATCGACCTGTGCCGCGGGAGGTCGCATCGGTGTCGTCACTGACGTAGATCGTCCACCGGAACCTCCCGCCGTTCTTCACCGCGTGAGTCCCGGCCCGTCCGCAGGGGGACGGGCCGGGACCCACGTCTGCATCCCGTCCCCGTCCCCGACCGCCCCCGCTGTCCCGAAAGGCCTTCCCGATGCCTCCCGCTACCAGGACGTCGCCGTGAGCGCGTCCACCGATATCCGCGTCCCCGACGCACCGGCCGAACCCGCCGACGACGAGAACCTGGTCGTCGCCAGAAAGTGGCATCCGTGGCGTTGGGTGATCAGCGCCGGCGTGCTGATCGTCGTCGCCCAGTTCGTGCACGGCCTGGCCACCAATCCCGGTTGGGACTGGGCCACCTTCACGCAATACTTCACTGCGTCGTCCGTGCTCTCCGCACTGTGGATGACGATCGAGCTGACGTTGTGGGGCACGTTCCTGGGCTTCGCGCTCGGTGTGCTCCTCGCGATCGGCCGGCTGTCGAACAATCCTGTTCTGCAAGTGGTCTCGTGGACGTACATCTGGGCGTTCCGATCGATCCCGCTCATCGTCCAACTGCTGTTCTGGTTCAACATCGCGTACCTGTACGAGACGCTGTCGATCGGTATCCCCTTCGGTCCCGCCTTCTTCGAGTTCGGTGTGGCCGGGGTGATCTCGGGATTCACCGCCGCCGTCATCGGCCTGGCACTCCACCAGGCGGCCTACTCGGCCGAAATCATCCGGGCCGGCATCATCTCGGTCGATCACGGTCAGATCGAGGCGGCCAATGCGCTCGGCATCCCGCGGTACCGGCAGTTCGTGAAGATCGTGCTCCCGCAGGCCATGCGGGCGATCCTCCCGAACGCCGCCAACGAGGTGATCAGCCTCTTCAAGGGAACCTCGATCGTCTCCACCATGGCCATCGCCGAGCTCTTCTACCAGGTGCAGGTGATCTTCGGCCGTACCGGACGCGTCGTACCGATGCTCATGGTCGCGACGGTCTGGTACATCATCCTCACCACGATCCTGTCGATCGGGCAGTACTACGTCGAACGGCATTACGCTCGCGGTTCGGCACGGGCACTCCCGTTCACCCCGTGGCAGCGCGTGGTCGCGAAATACCGGGAGATCCGCGACAGCGGTATCGGTGCACCCCGGGGAGCCACGAAGTGACCGCGACCCGGGACGACGTCGACTACGTCGTCGACGTGCGCGGAGTCCACAAGTCGTTCGGCACACTCGAGGTGCTGAAAGGGATCGACCTGCAACTACGCAAAGGCACGGTCACTGTGATCCTCGGGCCGTCCGGTTCCGGGAAATCCACCCTCCTGCGCACCCTCAACCACCTCGAGAAGGTCGACCGCGGCACCGTCCGCATCGACGGTGAGCTGATCGGCTACAAGCGTCGCGGAAACAAGCTGCACGAGTTGCGTGCCCGCGACATCCTCCGTCAGCGTTCCCGCATAGGCTTCGTCTTCCAGAACTTCAACCTGTTCCCGCACCTGACCGCCCTCGAGAACGTCGTCGAGGCACCGCTGTCGGCGCAGGGCCGCGACCGAGCGGAAATCGAGGCGGAGGCCCGCGCCCTGCTCGACCGCGTCGGCGTGGGCGACAAGCTGCACGACTACCCGAAACAACTGTCCGGCGGACAACAACAGCGCGTCGCGATTGCGCGGGCCCTGGCCCTGCGACCCGCCGTGATCCTCTTCGACGAGCCCACCTCGGCTCTCGACCCCGAACTCGTCGGCGAGGTTCTCGCCGTCATCCGCGACCTTGCCGGCGACGGCGCGACTCTCGTGATCGTCACGCACGAGATCGGTTTCGCCCGTGAGGTCGCCGACACCGTCGTCTTCATGGACGGCGGCGTCATCGTCGAACAGGGACCACCCCACGAGCTCCTCGACAACCCGCAGCAGGAACGCACCGCGTCGTTCCTGTCCCGTGTTCTCTGATTTTCCGCCCCACCACCGCATTCGAGAAGGTAACGATGTTCGCTTCCTCCCGCCGGGTCCGCCTGCTGACCTCGATCCTGACCGCCGTCGCTCTCCTGGGTGTCGCGGCCTGCAGTTCCGACGCAGATGCCGGAACCGACACCGACGCCGCCACCACGGCCGGTTACAACCTCACCGCGGACCAGAACCGCATCACCACCGACCCGGTCGAGGAGATCGCCGCCAAGGTTCCCCAGGAGATTCGCGACCGCGGCACACTCGTCGTCACCGGATCGGCCGGTACCGCACCGCCGTTGCGCTTCTACGCCGACGACGACACGACGATCATCGGATCCGAGACCGACTTCGCCCATCTCATCGGGAACGTGCTCGATCTGGACATCGAACTCACCGCCGCCGACTGGGCGCAGAACTTCGTCCGCGTCGACTCCGGTGAGGCCGACGTGTTCATCTCCAACGTGACCGTCACCGAAGAACGCAAGGAGAAGTACGACTTCGCTACCTACCGTCTCGACAGCCTTGCCGTCGAGGTCGGCAAGGACAGCGGCATCACCTTCGACGGGCCCGAGGACATTGCGGGCCTTACGATCGGTGTCGGCTCCGGGACCAACCAGGAGGCGCTGCTCGTCGAGTGGAACGAGAAGAACGTCGCCGCCGGGCTCGAACCCGCGGAGATTCTCTACTACCAGAACGCCGTCGACTACTACCTCGCGCTCGGCTCCGGTCGCATCGATGCCTATGTCGGCCCGAACCCGACCTCGGCGTTCCACGTCCTGCAGGCCGGTGAGACGGAGATCGCCGGCACGTTCTCGGGTGCGGGTCTCGACCTGCAGGGTGAGATCGCGGTGCTGACGAAGAAGGACAACGGGCTGATCCGGGCGATCAACGAGGCAATCAACCACCTCATCGAGAACGGCGCCTACGCAGAGATTCTCGAGCGGTGGGGCATCAGCAACGAGGCAATCGAAGTCTCGCGCATCAACCCGCCCGGCCTGCCCAAGACGTCCTAGGCCGGAAGCGACAGGAGGACAGCATGACTCGCGTCAACAAGCTCGTCGACGTCGTGGTGGTCGGTGGCGGTGTCATCGGCTCCGCGGCGGCATGGCGACTCGCCGCACGTGGCCGCACGGTGGTCCTGCTCGAACAGTTCGAACACGGGCACCATCGCGGTGCCTCGCACGGCAGTTCCCGCATCTACCGGCAGGCCTACGACGGGAAGTTCTACACCACCCTCGCCGCCCGCGCCCTGCCGCTCTGGCGGCGGCTCGAGGAGGCCACGGGCAACCGGCTCCTCGAACTCACC harbors:
- a CDS encoding amino acid ABC transporter ATP-binding protein, translated to MTATRDDVDYVVDVRGVHKSFGTLEVLKGIDLQLRKGTVTVILGPSGSGKSTLLRTLNHLEKVDRGTVRIDGELIGYKRRGNKLHELRARDILRQRSRIGFVFQNFNLFPHLTALENVVEAPLSAQGRDRAEIEAEARALLDRVGVGDKLHDYPKQLSGGQQQRVAIARALALRPAVILFDEPTSALDPELVGEVLAVIRDLAGDGATLVIVTHEIGFAREVADTVVFMDGGVIVEQGPPHELLDNPQQERTASFLSRVL
- a CDS encoding sulfite exporter TauE/SafE family protein, encoding MTPLELFLVALAGLGAGAINSLVGSGTLITFPTLIAFGVPPVTATMSNAIGLVAGGVSGTWGYRRELRGQWERLRWQIPASFCGALVGAWLLLHLPETVFETVVPILLVLALTLVVLQPKIQAWVARRTGGDADGRLGPIRMTLLVVGTFAVGVYGGYFTAAQGILLMGLFGALLHDHIQRQNAAKNLLSLVVNVVAACAYILVAFDRIDWTVAALIAVGSLIGGYLGSHYGRRLSPVALRIVIVVVGLIGLYRLLF
- a CDS encoding SipW-dependent-type signal peptide-containing protein; this encodes MTTDNADNKAQKRRKVRAILASGLVLGVGAAVTLAAWNDSVWGKAEFGTGANSWNVQGNFTGAPDGWNEFVTANDAGSFNFGVNASALVPGDTVYAKVGLRVVSEGLGANITMPAAQNATNAALAGVLDLKVASIAGSSTACDAAAVNGTTRASGKIAGAAITAPIAILSKNEHWLCFAVTLPAGTTPGQLGTANEGKYSTSVNWEFKAASTDPVNPTP
- a CDS encoding signal peptidase I; the protein is MHVLHEPTKPRRSLWSRVENALLNLLAAGGVVCIGLVIAAVAFDISLILFKTGSMSPTIPQGSMSVVQRISADEIEVGDIVTVDRAEEELPVTHRVIAVHPQRAGEALIEMQGDANPNPDPGPYRVTEVRKVLWSVPGAAAVIVRFSDPWVLGGLTLSAATLVLWAFWPRETEDDGRQAGHDPDDVSGGRR
- a CDS encoding amino acid ABC transporter permease, whose amino-acid sequence is MSASTDIRVPDAPAEPADDENLVVARKWHPWRWVISAGVLIVVAQFVHGLATNPGWDWATFTQYFTASSVLSALWMTIELTLWGTFLGFALGVLLAIGRLSNNPVLQVVSWTYIWAFRSIPLIVQLLFWFNIAYLYETLSIGIPFGPAFFEFGVAGVISGFTAAVIGLALHQAAYSAEIIRAGIISVDHGQIEAANALGIPRYRQFVKIVLPQAMRAILPNAANEVISLFKGTSIVSTMAIAELFYQVQVIFGRTGRVVPMLMVATVWYIILTTILSIGQYYVERHYARGSARALPFTPWQRVVAKYREIRDSGIGAPRGATK
- a CDS encoding ABC transporter substrate-binding protein encodes the protein MFASSRRVRLLTSILTAVALLGVAACSSDADAGTDTDAATTAGYNLTADQNRITTDPVEEIAAKVPQEIRDRGTLVVTGSAGTAPPLRFYADDDTTIIGSETDFAHLIGNVLDLDIELTAADWAQNFVRVDSGEADVFISNVTVTEERKEKYDFATYRLDSLAVEVGKDSGITFDGPEDIAGLTIGVGSGTNQEALLVEWNEKNVAAGLEPAEILYYQNAVDYYLALGSGRIDAYVGPNPTSAFHVLQAGETEIAGTFSGAGLDLQGEIAVLTKKDNGLIRAINEAINHLIENGAYAEILERWGISNEAIEVSRINPPGLPKTS